The following coding sequences are from one Saccopteryx bilineata isolate mSacBil1 chromosome 3, mSacBil1_pri_phased_curated, whole genome shotgun sequence window:
- the C3H8orf82 gene encoding UPF0598 protein C8orf82 homolog, translated as MWPVCGALRAWALPLVRSSRARACGGGEGLSYTQGQSPEPRTREYFYYVDHQGQLFLDDSKMKNFITCFKDPRFLVTFFSRLRPNRSGRYEASFPFLSPCGRERNFLRCEDRPVVFTHLLAAGPGPPRLSYCGGGEALAVPFEPARLLPLADNGRLYHPAPERAGGVGLVRSALAFELSAFFEYAPGASALPSHVRWQGRRLALTMDLAPLLLPGPPP; from the exons TCGAGGGCCCGGGCCTGCGGTGGGGGCGAGGGCCTCTCCTACACTCAAGGCCAAAGCCCGGAGCCCCGCACCCGCGAATACTTTTACTACGTGGATCATCAGGGCCAG CTTTTCCTGGATGACTCCAAAATGAAGAACTTCATCACCTGCTTCAAAG ACCCGCGGTTCCTGGTCACCTTCTTCTCCCGTCTGAGACCCAACCGCAGCGGGCGCTACGaggcttccttccctttcctttctccctgcgGAAGGGAGCGCAACTTCCTGCGCTGCGAGGACCGGCCCGTGGTCTTTACCCATCTGCTGGCTGCGGGCCCCGGGCCCCCGCGTCTCTCGTACTGCGGCGGCGGTGAGGCACTGGCCGTGCCCTTCGAGCCGGCGCGCCTGTTGCCCCTTGCCGACAACGGACGTCTCTACCACCCAGCGCCCGAGCGCGCGGGCGGCGTGGGCCTGGTGCGCTCCGCTCTGGCCTTCGAGCTCAGCGCCTTCTTCGAGTATGCGCCCGGCGCGTCCGCGCTGCCCTCGCACGTGCGCTGGCAGGGCCGCCGCTTAGCCCTCACCATGGACCTGGCCCCGCTCCTGCTTCCCGGCCCGCCACCCTGA
- the LRRC24 gene encoding leucine-rich repeat-containing protein 24 translates to MAPGVPTLLLLSLLCLPSLPPRAASCPAACRCYSTTVECGALQLHVVPPGIPPGTQTLFLQDNSITRLESGTLAPLAALRHLYLHNNSLRALEPRVFRAQSHLLELALTGNRLHGLRLGTFTGLAQLRVLYLAGNQLVQLLDFTFLHLPRLQELHLQENSIEVLEDQALAGLSSLALLDLSRNQLGTISRETLQPLASLQVLRLTENPWRCDCALHWLGAWIKEGGQRLLSSRDKKIICAEPPRLALQSLLDISSSSLICIPPSVHVEPLEVTANLGEDLRVACQASGYPQPLVTWRKVAQPREGQLPSQAQPEGGAPVPSGHGASDTGSGMLFLANISLAHAGKYECEASNAGGAARMPFQLLVNLSQQLQLAPSPPLTVGPVGHEPLHEASSMAFRALGLAMQTTIAAAIAFLALTALLLATLICRRRRRRKKALGPPGEGALFVNDYSDAPCTFAQLEELRDERGHEMFVIDRSKLLFAESPAETAGGSAHGPAQGIPLQPPASYEIHC, encoded by the exons ATGGCCCCCGGGGTGCCCACACTGCTGCTGCTGTCGCTGCTATGTCTGCCCAGCCTCCCGCCTCGCGCTGCCAGTTGCCCAGCGGCCTGCCGCTGCTACAGCACCACCGTGGAGTGCGGTGCCCTGCAGCTGCACGTCGTCCCGCCCGGAATCCCGCCTGGGACACAG ACGCTGTTCCTGCAGGACAACAGCATCACACGCCTGGAGTCAGGCACCCTGGCGCCCCTTGCTGCCTTGCGCCATCTCTACCTGCACAACAACAGCCTGCGTGCCCTGGAGCCACGTGTCTTTCGTGCACAGTCACACCTGCTGGAGCTGGCACTCACAGGCAACCGGCTGCACGGCTTGCGCCTTGGTACTTTCACCGGCCTGGCCCAGCTGCGTGTACTCTACCTGGCTGGTAACCAGCTGGTGCAGCTGCTGGATTTCACCTTCCTGCATCTGCCG AGACTGCAGGAGCTGCACCTGCAGGAAAACAGCATTGAGGTGCTGgaggaccaggccctggccgggctCTCCTCACTGGCACTGCTGGATCTCAGCAGGAACCAGCTGGGCACCATCAGCCGTGAGACCCTGCAGCCCCTGGCCAGCCTACAGGTCCTGCGACTCACAG AGAACCCATGGCGCTGTGACTGTGCCCTGCACTGGCTGGGAGCCTGGATCAAGGAGGGGGGCCAGAGGCTGCTCAGCTCCAGGGACAAGAAGATCATATGTGCAGAGCCCCCACGCCTGGCACTGCAGAGTCTCCTGGACATATCTAGCAGTAGCCTCATCTGCATCCCGCCTTCTGTGCACGTTGAGCCGCTAGAGGTGACAGCCAACCTGGGTGAGGACCTAAGGGTTGCCTGCCAGGCTTCTGGCTATCCGCAGCCCCTAGTAACCTGGAGAAAGGTGGCCCAGCCTCGCGAGGGACAGCTGCCGTCCCAGGCCCAACCAGAGGGTGGGGCGCCGGTCCCAAGCGGCCACGGGGCTTCTGACACAGGCAGTGGCATGCTCTTCCTCGCCAACATCAGCCTGGCCCACGCCGGCAAGTACGAGTGTGAGGCCTCCAACGCCGGCGGCGCCGCTCGCATGCCCTTCCAGCTCCTAGTCAACTTGTCCCAGCAGCTGCAGCTGGCACCTTCGCCGCCACTGACCGTCGGCCCTGTTGGCCATGAGCCCCTACACGAGGCGAGCAGCATGGCCTTCCGCGCCCTGGGCTTGGCCATGCAGACGACCATTGCGGCGGCCATCGCGTTTCTCGCGCTCACCGCCCTGCTGCTGGCGACCCTGATTTGCCGCCGGCGCCGCAGGCGGAAAAAGGCGCTGGGACCGCCGGGGGAGGGCGCGCTGTTCGTCAACGACTACTCGGACGCGCCCTGCACGTTCGCACAGCTCGAGGAGCTCCGCGATGAGCGGGGCCACGAGATGTTCGTCATCGACCGCTCCAAGCTGCTTTTCGCCGAGAGCCCGGCGGAGACGGCCGGCGGCAGCGCGCACGGGCCGGCGCAAGGCATCCCGCTGCAGCCGCCCGCCTCCTACGAGATCCACTGCtga
- the LRRC14 gene encoding leucine-rich repeat-containing protein 14 isoform X2: MHTLVFLSTRQVLQCQPAACQALPLLPRELFPLLFKVAFMDKKTVVLRELVHTWPFPLLSFQQLLQECAHCSRALLQERPSTESMQAVILGLTARLHTSEAEAGTQPLCRKHALRVLDMTGLLDDGVEQDPGTMSMWDCTAAVARTCIAQQQGGTVESGLAPVPVEVRVDLRVNRASYAFLREALRSSAGSPLRLCCRDLRAEDLPMRNTVALLQLLDAGCLRRVDLRFNNLGLRGLSVIIPHVARFQHLASLRLHYVHGDSRQPSVDGEDNFRYFLAQMGRFTSLRELSMGSSLLSGRLDQLLSTLQSPLESLELAFCALLPEDLRFLAQSPHAVHLKKLDLSGNDLSGSQLEPFQGLLQAAAATLLHLELTECQLADTQLLATLPALTRCASLRYLGLYGNPLSMAGLKELLRDSVVQAELRTVVYPFPVDCYEGLPWPPPASVLLEASINEEKFARVEAELHQLLLASGRAHVVWTTDIYGRLAADYFSL; this comes from the exons ATGCACACACTTGTGTTCCTGAGCACACGGCAGGTGCTCCAGTGCCAGCCTGCGGCCTGTCAGGCCCTGCCCCTGCTGCCACGCGAGCTCTTCCCCCTGCTGTTCAAGGTGGCCTTCATGGACAAGAAGACTGTTGTGTTGCGTGAGCTGGTGCATACATGGCCCTTCCCCCTGCTCAGCTTCCAGCAATTGCTGCAGGAGTGTGCCCATTGCAGCAGGGCCCTGCTGCAGGAACGGCCCAGCACAGAGAGCATGCAGGCTGTGATCCTGGGGCTCACAGCGCGACTGCACACCTCAGAGGCTGAGGCCGGCACGCAGCCTCTCTGCAG GAAGCATGCGCTGCGGGTGCTGGACATGACGGGCCTCCTGGACGACGGTGTGGAGCAGGACCCTGGCACCATGAGCATGTGGGACTGCACAGCAGCTGTGGCCCGCACGTGCATCGCCCAGCAGCAGGGTGGGACTGTGGAGTCTGGGCTGGCCCCTGTTCCTGTGGAGGTGCGTGTGGACCTTCGGGTGAACCGGGCCTCGTATGCATTCCTTCGGGAAGCCCTTCGGAGCAGCGCAGGCAGCCCACTGCGGCTCTGCTGCCGAGACCTACGGGCTGAGGACCTGCCCATGCGCAACACCGTTGCCCTGCTGCAGCTTCTGGACGCGGGCTGCCTGCGCCGTGTGGACCTGCGCTTCAACAACTTGGGTCTGCGTGGCTTGTCTGTCATCATCCCCCATGTGGCTCGCTTTCAGCACTTGGCCAGCCTTCGGCTGCACTATGTGCACGGGGACTCACGGCAGCCTTCTGTGGATGGTGAGGACAACTTCCGCTACTTCCTGGCCCAGATGGGCCGGTTCACCAGTCTGCGGGAgctcagcatgggctcctctctcctctcagggCGGCTGGACCAGTTGCTCAG CACCCTGCAGAGCCCCCTGGAAAGCCTGGAGCTGGCCTTCTGTGCTCTGCTGCCTGAGGACCTGCGCTTTCTGGCACAGAGCCCTCATGCTGTCCACCTCAAGAAACTGGACCTGAGTGGCAATGACCTGTCTGGCAGCCAGCTGGAGCCTTTCCAGGGTCTGCTGCAGGCAGCAGCAGCCACATTGCTACACCTTGAGCTCACCGAATGCCAGCTTGCTGATACCCAGCTGCTGGCCACACTCCCTGCGCTGACTCGCTGTGCCAGCCTCCGTTACCTCGGCCTTTACGGCAACCCACTTTCTATGGCAGGCCTCAAAGAGCTCCTGCGGGACTCGGTGGTGCAGGCGGAGCTGCGCACGGTGGTGTACCCCTTCCCTGTGGATTGCTACGAGGGCCTGCCCTGGCCACCACCGGCCTCTGTGCTGCTGGAGGCCTCCATCAATGAGGAGAAGTTTGCCCGTGTGGAGGCCGAGTTGCACCAGCTACTGCTGGCCTCGGGCCGCGCCCATGTGGTCTGGACCACAGACATCTATGGGCGCCTGGCTGCAGACTACTTCAGCTTGTGA
- the LRRC14 gene encoding leucine-rich repeat-containing protein 14 isoform X1, translating into MSCVRWPPAWPSAMHTLVFLSTRQVLQCQPAACQALPLLPRELFPLLFKVAFMDKKTVVLRELVHTWPFPLLSFQQLLQECAHCSRALLQERPSTESMQAVILGLTARLHTSEAEAGTQPLCRKHALRVLDMTGLLDDGVEQDPGTMSMWDCTAAVARTCIAQQQGGTVESGLAPVPVEVRVDLRVNRASYAFLREALRSSAGSPLRLCCRDLRAEDLPMRNTVALLQLLDAGCLRRVDLRFNNLGLRGLSVIIPHVARFQHLASLRLHYVHGDSRQPSVDGEDNFRYFLAQMGRFTSLRELSMGSSLLSGRLDQLLSTLQSPLESLELAFCALLPEDLRFLAQSPHAVHLKKLDLSGNDLSGSQLEPFQGLLQAAAATLLHLELTECQLADTQLLATLPALTRCASLRYLGLYGNPLSMAGLKELLRDSVVQAELRTVVYPFPVDCYEGLPWPPPASVLLEASINEEKFARVEAELHQLLLASGRAHVVWTTDIYGRLAADYFSL; encoded by the exons ATGTCGTGTGTGAG GTGGCCTCCTGCCTGGCCCAGCGCCATGCACACACTTGTGTTCCTGAGCACACGGCAGGTGCTCCAGTGCCAGCCTGCGGCCTGTCAGGCCCTGCCCCTGCTGCCACGCGAGCTCTTCCCCCTGCTGTTCAAGGTGGCCTTCATGGACAAGAAGACTGTTGTGTTGCGTGAGCTGGTGCATACATGGCCCTTCCCCCTGCTCAGCTTCCAGCAATTGCTGCAGGAGTGTGCCCATTGCAGCAGGGCCCTGCTGCAGGAACGGCCCAGCACAGAGAGCATGCAGGCTGTGATCCTGGGGCTCACAGCGCGACTGCACACCTCAGAGGCTGAGGCCGGCACGCAGCCTCTCTGCAG GAAGCATGCGCTGCGGGTGCTGGACATGACGGGCCTCCTGGACGACGGTGTGGAGCAGGACCCTGGCACCATGAGCATGTGGGACTGCACAGCAGCTGTGGCCCGCACGTGCATCGCCCAGCAGCAGGGTGGGACTGTGGAGTCTGGGCTGGCCCCTGTTCCTGTGGAGGTGCGTGTGGACCTTCGGGTGAACCGGGCCTCGTATGCATTCCTTCGGGAAGCCCTTCGGAGCAGCGCAGGCAGCCCACTGCGGCTCTGCTGCCGAGACCTACGGGCTGAGGACCTGCCCATGCGCAACACCGTTGCCCTGCTGCAGCTTCTGGACGCGGGCTGCCTGCGCCGTGTGGACCTGCGCTTCAACAACTTGGGTCTGCGTGGCTTGTCTGTCATCATCCCCCATGTGGCTCGCTTTCAGCACTTGGCCAGCCTTCGGCTGCACTATGTGCACGGGGACTCACGGCAGCCTTCTGTGGATGGTGAGGACAACTTCCGCTACTTCCTGGCCCAGATGGGCCGGTTCACCAGTCTGCGGGAgctcagcatgggctcctctctcctctcagggCGGCTGGACCAGTTGCTCAG CACCCTGCAGAGCCCCCTGGAAAGCCTGGAGCTGGCCTTCTGTGCTCTGCTGCCTGAGGACCTGCGCTTTCTGGCACAGAGCCCTCATGCTGTCCACCTCAAGAAACTGGACCTGAGTGGCAATGACCTGTCTGGCAGCCAGCTGGAGCCTTTCCAGGGTCTGCTGCAGGCAGCAGCAGCCACATTGCTACACCTTGAGCTCACCGAATGCCAGCTTGCTGATACCCAGCTGCTGGCCACACTCCCTGCGCTGACTCGCTGTGCCAGCCTCCGTTACCTCGGCCTTTACGGCAACCCACTTTCTATGGCAGGCCTCAAAGAGCTCCTGCGGGACTCGGTGGTGCAGGCGGAGCTGCGCACGGTGGTGTACCCCTTCCCTGTGGATTGCTACGAGGGCCTGCCCTGGCCACCACCGGCCTCTGTGCTGCTGGAGGCCTCCATCAATGAGGAGAAGTTTGCCCGTGTGGAGGCCGAGTTGCACCAGCTACTGCTGGCCTCGGGCCGCGCCCATGTGGTCTGGACCACAGACATCTATGGGCGCCTGGCTGCAGACTACTTCAGCTTGTGA
- the RECQL4 gene encoding ATP-dependent DNA helicase Q4 — protein sequence MERLRDVRMQLQAWERAFQRQRGRRPGQEDVKAAPEETRALYREYRALKEALGPAGGQVQSLPAAAEERPEPSCWGSHLNRAATRSPRPTPGKSSGISVQDYGQRLKTNLKNSLQAGPALGRITRPPRRPSPKVPFLGSPAAGAAPVSPEEVSEVSPQFPRPQQRPGRLQQLQESLSQRLGSLDPDWLQRCHNETLDFPETSEDCLPVLGVEEPQTLTSGVPSVHAPSMGPETPVQGRKAPTLQAARVSAGSPLPGSSQVKKQKQSEEPERTPARDPQQRSHAGPPPEEAGAAVHAEDRLGEPMQLQPPSSSSAPRYHSSASQQGHLKLGQGGRRSCRQGPPCVLSRPAVWDRGNYVRLNMKQKRYVRGPALRGRLLRKQAWKKKWKKKGEYFGGGQPRVTVKDSCFQCGQLGHWASECSQPGLKPTLAPHKEGGKGEDNIQTLPTWEEVAQRTADEEDPEPAGPKLLMHMAEQAPCSPPTVPPLYVPGPLGQVVETPAEVFQALEQLGHQAFRPGQEHVVMRILSGLSTLLVLPTGAGKSLCYQLPALLYAQRSPCLTLVISPLLSLMDDQVSGLPPGLKASCVHSGMTRKQRDSALQKARAAQVQVLMLSPEALVGAAAGSPACLTQLPPVAFVCIDEAHCLSQWSHNFRPCYLRVCKVLRERLGVRCFLGLTATATCSTALSVAKHLGIAEEAVVRGPVTIPPNLHLSVSMDRDPDQALVTLLQGDRFRTLDSVIVYCNRREDTERVSALLRTCLPETRAPGPGGQAPDTVARAYHAGMCSRERRQVQQAFMEGRLRVVVATVAFGMGLDRPDVRAVLHLGLPPSFESYVQAIGRAGRDGHPAHCHLFLHPKGEDLWELRRHVHANATDFLAVKKLVQHAFPPCACAQWSSEEDGEGSKERRSAKQPSQEQTARCPGHERALPVQQTVQALDMPEEVIETLLCYLELHPQHWLELLAPTFTRCRLRCPGGPTQLQALARGCPALAVCLAQQPPEDTGGGSSSVEFDMVKLVDSMGWELAPVQKALRQLQWDSEHKTGVPRSTGVLVEFSELAFHLHSPGDLTAQEKDQICDFLYGRVQAREREALACLRLLYQAFHSTAFPSCGPCLEQPDEDRSLGLRALLSRYFEEEGPGDEKEAQGPEPGQAELQDWEDQIRRDVRHFLSLWPEQQFSGRAVARIFHGIGSPCFPAQVYGRDRRFWRKYLHLSFHSLMQLATEEILLWGR from the exons ATGGAGCGGCTGCGGGACGTGCGGATGCAGTTGCAGGCGTGGGAACGTGCATTCCAGCGGCAACGCGGGCGGCGTCCTGGCCAG GAGGACGTGAAGGCCGCGCCGGAGGAGACCCGCG CGCTCTACCGGGAGTACCGCGCTCTGAAGGAGGCCCTGGGCCCTGCAGGCGGCCAGGTGCAGTCGCTTCCGGCGGCAGCCGAGGAG AGGCCAGAGCCCAGTTGCTGGGGGTCCCATCTGAATCGGGCTGCAACTCGGAGTCCCCGTCCCACCCCAGGGAAGAGCTCTGGGATTTCCGTGCAGGACTACGGGCAGAGACTTAAAACAAACCTAAAGAACAGTCTACAG GCTGGGCCAGCCCTGGGCCGCATAACCCGGCCTCCACGAAGACCCTCACCCAAGGTGCCTTTCCTGGGTTCGCCAGCTGCAGGGGCTGCCCCTGTATCTCCTGAGGAAGTCAGTGAAGTGTCACCCCAGTTTCCCAGGCCCCAGCAGAGGCCAGGTcggctccagcagctgcaggagtCCCTGAGTCAGCGCCTGGGCTCTCTAGACCCTGACTGGCTGCAGCGGTGCCACAATGAGACCCTAGATTTTCCAGAAACTTCTGAGGACTGCCTGCCTGTCCTGGGTGTGGAGGAGCCACAGACTCTGACTTCAGGTGTCCCATCTGTCCATGCCCCCAGCATGGGCCCTGAGACACCTGTACAGGGTCGGAAGGCTCCAACTCTACAGGCAGCCAGAGTCAGTGCAGGGAGCCCCCTGCCGGGCAGCAGTCAAGTCAAGAAGCAGAAACAGAGTGAGGAGCCAGAAAGGACTCCCGCACGGGACCCACAGCAACGCAGTCATGCGGGTCCCCCTCCTGAGGAAGCTGGGGCTGCAGTGCATGCAGAAGACCGTTTAGGGGAGCCCATGCAGTTACAGCCCCCCAGCAGCTCCTCGGCCCCCAGGTACCACAGTTCGGCCTCCCAGCAGGGTCACCTTAAGTTGGGCCAGGGTGGCCGCAGGAGCTGTAGGCAAGGCCCACCTTGTGTCCTTTCTAGGCCAGCTGTTTGGGACCGGGGTAATTATGTTCGGCTCAACATGAAGCAGAAACGCTATGTTCGGGGCCCAGCCCTGCGTGGCAGGCTCCTCCGCAAGCAG GCATGGAAGAAGAAGTGGAAGAAGAAAGGGGAATATTTTGGGGGTGGTCAGCCCAGAGTCACAGTCAAGGATTCTTGCTTCCAGTGTGGGCAGCTTGGCCACTGGGCATCCGAGTGCTCCCAACCAG GACTAAAACCAACTCTGGCTCCTCACAAAGAGGGTGGCAAAGGTGAAGATAATATTCAGACACTGCCCACATGGGAGGAAGTAGCTCAGAGGACAG CAGACGAAGAAGATCCAGAGCCTGCTGGGCCTAAGTTGCTGATGCACATGGCAGAGCAGGCACCCTGCTCACCCCCAACTGTGCCACCACTCTATGTGCCAGGGCCCTTGGGGCAGGTGGTAG AGACACCAGCTGAGGTGTTTCAGGCCCTGGAGCAGCTGGGGCACCAAGCCTTCCGCCCTGGGCAAGAGCACGTGGTTATGCGAATCCTGTCTG GCCTGTCCACACTGCTGGTATTGCCCACGGGTGCTGGCAAGTCCCTGTGTTACCAGCTCCCTGCCCTGCTCTACGCCCAGCGAAGCCCCTGTCTCACCCTGGTCATCTCTCCTCTGCTGTCCCTCATGGACGACCAG GTGTCTGGCCTGCCCCCGGGCTTGAAGGCCTCCTGTGTTCACTCGGGCATGACGAGAAAGCAGCGGGACTCTGCCCTGCAGAAG GCACGGGCAGCCCAAGTGCAGGTGCTGATGTTGTCGCCTGAAGCACTGGTTGGGGCTGCTGctgggagccctgcctgcctcACCCAGCTGCCTCCAGTGGCCTTTGTCTGCATTGATGAAGCCCACTGCCTCTCTCAGTGGTCCCACAACTTCCGGCCCTGCTACCTCCGTGTCTGCAAG GTTCTCCGGGAACGCCTGGGTGTGCGCTGCTTCCTGGGTCTCACGGCCACAGCCACATGCAGCACTGCCCTCAGTGTAGCCAAGCACCTGGGCATAGCCGAGGAGGCTGTCGTCAGGGGACCAGTCACCATACCCCCCAACCTGCACCTCTCTGTGTCCATGGACAGGGACCCAGACCAG GCTCTAGTGACACTGCTGCAGGGTGATCGTTTCCGCACCCTGGATTCTGTCATTGTCTACTGTAACAGACGAGAAGACACTGAGCGTGTCTCTGCTCTGCTCCGTACCTGCCTGCCTGAGACCAGGGCCCCAGGGCCTGGAG GCCAGGCCCCAGACACCGTGGCCAGAGCCTACCATGCCGGCATGTGCAGCCGGGAGCGGCGGCAGGTGCAACAGGCCTTCATGGAGGGCCGGCTGCGGGTGGTGGTGGCCACAGTGGCCTTTGGGATGGGGCTGGACCGGCCAGATGTTCGAGCCGTGCTGCACCTGGGGCTCCCCCCCAGCTTCGAGAGCTACGTGCAGGCCATAGGCCGGGCTGGGCGCGACGGGCATCCTGCACACTGCCACCTCTTTCTACATCCCAAG GGGGAGGACCTCTGGGAGCTGCGCAGGCATGTGCACGCCAATGCCACCGACTTCCTTGCTGTGAAGAAACTGGTGCAGCACGCATTCCCACCCTGCGCCTGTGCCCAGTGGTCATCAGAGGAGGACGGAGAGGGGAGCAAGGAGAGGCGTTCAGCCAAGCAGCCCAGCCAGGAGCAGACAGCCCGGTGCCCGGGCCATGAGCGGGCACTCCCGGTGCAGCAGACAGTGCAGGCTCTGGACATGCCTGAGGAGG TCATCGAGACCCTCTTGTGCTACTTGGAGCTGCACCCACAACATTGGCTGGAGCTGCTGGCACCCACCTTCACCCGCTGCCGCCTGCGATGCCCCGGGGGCCCTACCCAGCTCCAGGCGCTGGCCCGCGG GTGCCCTGCCCTGGCTGTGTGCTTGGCCCAGCAGCCACCTGAGGACACAGGTGGGGGAAGCAGCTCTGTGGAGTTTGATATGGTCAAGCTGGTGGACTCAATGGGCTGGGAGCTGGCTCCTGTGCAGAAGGCTCTCCGCCAACTGCAGTGGGACTCGGAGCACAAGACAG GTGTGCCTCGGAGTACTGGGGTGCTGGTGGAGTTCAGTGAGCTGGCCTTCCACCTGCATAGCCCTGGGGACCTGACAGCCCAGGAGAAGGACCAGATCTGTGACTTCTTATATGGTCGAGTGCAGGCCAGAGAGCGGGAGGCCCTGGCCTGTCTGCGTCTTCTGTACCAGGCATTTCACAG cacaGCCTTCCCCAGCTGTGGACCATGCCTGGAGCAGCCGGATGAGGACCGCAGCCTCGGCCTCAGGGCGCTGCTCAGCCGCTACTTTGAGGAAGAGGGGCCAGGGGATGAGAAGGAAGCACAGGGCCCAGAGCCTGGGCAGGCTGAG CTCCAGGACTGGGAGGACCAGATCCGCCGGGACGTCCGCCACTTCCTGTCCTTGTGGCCGGAGCAGCAGTTCTCCGGCCGGGCTGTGGCCCGCATTTTCCACGGCATCG gaaGCCCCTGCTTTCCAGCCCAGGTGTATGGGCGGGACCGGCGCTTCTGGAGGAAATACCTGCACCTGAGCTTCCACTCCCTGATGCAGCTGGCCACAGAGGAGATCTTGCTGTGGGGCCGCTGA
- the MFSD3 gene encoding major facilitator superfamily domain-containing protein 3, producing MRGKLLPLAGLYLVQGLPYGLQSGLLPMLLRAGGLSLTRVGLAKVLYAPWLFKLVWAPLVDTWGSPRAWLTLSTAALGLVCGLLAALPPVEAGRAELPITVAVLLLLLNLGAAVQDVALDTLAVQLLSPAELGPGNTVQVVAYKLGAALAGGGLLALVPTLSWPWLFLLLAATYWLAASLAWAAPALQLPWPQPSKLPHHTQHLNLQDLLAVSGTLWTAGFVFTYKLGEQGASNLFPLLLLDRGLSAPELGLWNGVGAVACSIAGSSLGGALLARHWKLLPLLRSVLWFRLGGLAYQTTLLFYLDTLGTRLGPGTVLRGAALLSLCLQHFLGGLVTTATFTLMMRCSQLAPSALQATHYSLLATLELLGKLLLGTLAGALADSLGLGLCFSLFLALSATPVLYLGLAPRALA from the exons ATGCGTGGGAAGTTGCTGCCGTTGGCTGGGCTCTACCTGGTGCAGGGCCTGCCCTACGGGTTGCAGTCGGGCCTACTGCCCATGCTGCTAAGGGCAGGTGGCCTCTCCCTGACACGCGTGGGACTGGCCAAGGTGCTGTACGCTCCCTGGCTGTTCAAGCTGGTGTGGGCCCCACTGGTTGACACGTGGGGCTCCCCCAGGGCCTGGCTGACGCTCAGCACGGCTGCTCTGGGCCTGGTGTGCGGgctgctggcagccctgcctcctgtGGAAGCTGGCCGGGCGGAGCTGCCCATCACCGTGgcagtactgcttttgttgctgAACCTGGGTGCAGCTGTGCAGGATGTGGCCCTGGACACACTGGCTGTGCAGCTCCTGAGCCCCGCAGAGCTGGGGCCTGGCAATACCGTGCAGGTGGTCGCTTACAAGCTGGGGGCAGCGTTAGCAGGTGGTGGGCTGCTGGCCCTTGTGCCGACactctcctggccctggctgtttcTGCTCCTGGCTGCCACCTACTGGCTGGCTGCTTCTCTGGCTTGGGCTGCACCTGCTCTGCAActgccctggcctcagccctcaAAACTCCCCCACCACACCCAGCACCTTAATCTACAGGACTTGCTGGCTGTGTCTGGGACCTTGTGGACTGCAGGCTTTGTGTTTACTTACAAGCTGG GTGAGCAGGGCGCTAGCAATCTGTTTCCACTTCTTCTGCTGGACCGAGGCCTCTCTGCCCCAGAGCTGGGGCTGTGGAATGGTGTGGGTGCCGTGGCCTGCTCCATTGCTGGCTCGTCCCTGGGAGGAGCCCTGCTGGCCAGGCACTG GAAGCTGCTACCCCTGCTGAGGTCAGTGCTCTGGTTCCGTCTTGGGGGCCTGGCTTACCAGACCACCCTGCTCTTCTACCTGGACACTCTAGGAACCAGGCTGGGCCCTGGCACAGTCCTGAGAG GGGCAGCCTTGCTGAGCCTGTGTCTGCAGCACTTCCTGGGGGGCCTGGTCACAACTGCCACTTTCACCCTGATGATGCGTTGTAGCCAGCTGGCACCCAGTGCCCTGCAG gccaCACATTACAGCCTCCTGGCCACCCTGGAGCTGCTGGGGAAGCTGCTGCTGGGCACGCTGGCCGGAGCCTTGGCCGACAGCCTAGGACTCGGCCTCTGTTTCTCACTCTTCCTTGCTCTCTCAGCCACACCTGTTCTGTACCTGGGCCTGGCACCCAGAGCCCTCGCCTGA